Proteins encoded by one window of Rhodoligotrophos appendicifer:
- the acnA gene encoding aconitate hydratase AcnA, whose product MTIEPRSLDSFKCRRTLEVGTRSYDYFSLPEAEKNGLPGVSQLPFSLKVLLENLLRHEDGRTVSKDDILAMAEWLKTRKSDREIAFRPARVLMQDFTGVPAVVDLAAMRDAMKQLGSNPEKINPLAPVDLVIDHSVMVDFFASSNAFELNVEREYERNGERYKFLKWGQDAFANFRVVPPGTGICHQVNLEYLSRTVWTRIEETATGPVEVAYPDTLVGTDSHTTMVNGLSVLGWGVGGIEAEAAMLGQPISMLIPEVVGFKVTGTLKEGVTATDLVLTVTQMLRKKGVVGKFVEFFGPGLGSLSLEDQATIGNMAPEYGATCGFFPIDEDTIKYLTASGRPEETIALVEAYAKAQNMYRLPSTQDPVFTDTLELNLADVVPSLAGPKRPQDRVELSNAAANFKTVMETEFGQPGALSQRYKVDGANFDLGNGDVVIAAITSCTNTSNPSVMLGAGLLARNAVAKGLQVKPWVKTSLAPGSQVVTEYLARAGLDKDLDKLGFSLVGYGCTTCIGNSGPLPDAISETIKTNDLVAVSVLSGNRNFEGRINPDVRANYLASPPLVVAYALAGSMKIDMATEPLGTGHDGQPVYLKDIWPSTKEIADTVRESVTRAMFQERYSDVFKGDESWQKIDVTGGLTYAWDSNSTYVQNPPYFEGMTAAPKPVEDIEGARILGLFLDSITTDHISPAGSIKRDSPAGKYLSEHGVDVMDFNSYGARRGNHEVMMRGTFANIRIKNQMVPGVEGGITKHYPSGQQMPIYDAAMEYQQEHVPLVIFAGKEYGTGSSRDWAAKGTRLLGVRAVVAESFERIHRSNLVGMGVLPLQFELGDSWQALGLKGDEKISISGMDKLQPRTVVDARIESADGTVRTVPLFCRIDTLDELDYFRSGGILHYVLRNLVRAA is encoded by the coding sequence ATGACCATCGAACCCCGTTCGCTCGACAGCTTCAAATGCCGCCGCACACTTGAGGTCGGCACTCGAAGCTATGACTACTTTAGCCTGCCGGAGGCGGAGAAGAATGGGCTCCCTGGGGTCTCGCAACTTCCCTTTTCCCTCAAGGTCCTCCTCGAGAACCTGTTGCGCCATGAGGATGGGCGTACCGTATCGAAGGACGATATCCTCGCCATGGCCGAATGGCTGAAGACGCGGAAGAGTGATCGCGAAATTGCCTTTCGTCCGGCCCGGGTGCTGATGCAGGATTTCACCGGCGTTCCGGCGGTCGTGGATCTTGCAGCCATGCGCGATGCCATGAAGCAGCTCGGCAGCAACCCCGAGAAGATCAACCCTTTGGCACCGGTCGACCTGGTGATTGATCACTCGGTGATGGTTGACTTCTTCGCGAGCTCCAATGCCTTCGAGCTCAACGTCGAGCGGGAATATGAACGCAATGGCGAGCGTTACAAATTCTTGAAATGGGGCCAGGACGCCTTCGCGAATTTTCGCGTCGTGCCGCCCGGCACCGGCATTTGCCATCAGGTGAACCTCGAATATCTGTCTCGCACGGTATGGACGAGGATCGAGGAGACGGCGACCGGCCCGGTGGAGGTTGCTTATCCTGATACGCTCGTGGGCACCGACAGCCACACGACGATGGTCAATGGTCTCTCCGTCTTGGGGTGGGGCGTGGGCGGCATCGAGGCGGAAGCGGCCATGCTCGGCCAGCCGATCTCGATGTTGATCCCCGAGGTCGTGGGCTTCAAGGTGACGGGCACCCTGAAGGAAGGCGTCACCGCAACGGACTTGGTGCTCACCGTTACGCAGATGCTGCGTAAGAAAGGTGTGGTCGGCAAATTTGTGGAGTTCTTCGGCCCAGGCTTGGGTTCGCTCTCACTGGAAGATCAGGCGACGATCGGCAACATGGCCCCTGAATACGGCGCCACTTGCGGCTTCTTCCCCATCGACGAGGACACCATCAAATATCTGACGGCCTCAGGTCGCCCGGAGGAAACCATTGCCTTGGTCGAGGCTTATGCCAAGGCCCAGAACATGTACCGCCTGCCGAGCACTCAGGACCCGGTCTTCACCGACACGCTTGAGCTGAATCTGGCGGATGTCGTTCCCAGCCTTGCCGGCCCGAAGCGCCCTCAGGACCGCGTAGAACTGTCCAATGCAGCCGCGAACTTCAAGACCGTAATGGAGACGGAATTCGGTCAGCCAGGTGCCCTTTCGCAACGTTACAAGGTCGACGGCGCCAATTTCGACCTTGGCAATGGCGATGTGGTGATCGCAGCGATCACGTCCTGCACCAACACCTCCAATCCCTCGGTGATGCTCGGCGCTGGCCTGCTTGCGCGGAATGCTGTTGCCAAAGGCCTGCAGGTAAAGCCATGGGTGAAGACCTCCCTCGCCCCCGGCAGCCAGGTGGTCACCGAATACCTTGCGCGCGCTGGCCTTGATAAGGATCTGGATAAGCTCGGCTTCAGCCTGGTCGGCTACGGCTGCACCACCTGCATAGGCAATTCCGGCCCGCTTCCGGATGCGATTTCCGAGACGATCAAGACCAATGATCTGGTCGCTGTGTCGGTCCTCTCCGGCAACCGCAACTTCGAAGGCCGCATAAACCCTGATGTGAGGGCCAATTATCTCGCATCCCCGCCACTCGTGGTGGCCTATGCGCTCGCTGGATCCATGAAGATCGACATGGCGACGGAGCCCCTCGGCACCGGCCATGATGGTCAGCCCGTTTACTTGAAGGATATCTGGCCCAGCACCAAGGAGATCGCGGACACGGTCCGCGAGTCCGTCACTCGGGCAATGTTCCAGGAGCGCTACAGCGACGTCTTCAAGGGCGACGAATCCTGGCAGAAGATCGACGTCACCGGCGGACTGACCTACGCCTGGGACAGCAACTCGACCTACGTGCAGAACCCGCCTTACTTCGAGGGTATGACGGCTGCACCGAAGCCGGTCGAAGATATAGAAGGCGCCCGCATACTGGGCCTCTTCCTCGATTCGATAACAACCGACCACATCTCGCCTGCCGGCTCCATCAAGAGGGATAGCCCCGCCGGCAAATATCTGTCTGAGCACGGCGTTGATGTGATGGACTTCAATTCATACGGCGCGCGCCGCGGCAATCATGAGGTCATGATGCGCGGCACCTTTGCGAATATTCGCATCAAGAACCAGATGGTTCCTGGTGTCGAGGGCGGTATCACGAAGCACTACCCGTCGGGGCAGCAGATGCCGATCTACGACGCCGCCATGGAATACCAGCAGGAGCATGTGCCGCTGGTGATCTTTGCCGGTAAGGAATACGGCACGGGATCGAGCCGCGACTGGGCGGCCAAGGGCACGCGTCTCCTCGGGGTCCGCGCGGTCGTTGCTGAGAGCTTCGAGCGCATTCATCGTTCCAATCTGGTGGGAATGGGTGTTCTGCCCCTGCAGTTCGAGCTGGGCGATAGCTGGCAGGCTCTCGGGCTGAAGGGCGATGAGAAGATTTCGATAAGCGGCATGGACAAACTCCAGCCTCGCACCGTGGTCGACGCGCGGATCGAGTCTGCGGACGGCACCGTTCGCACTGTTCCGCTCTTCTGCCGGATCGATACCTTGGACGAACTCGATTATTTCCGCAGCGGTGGCATCCTCCACTACGTCCTCCGCAACTTGGTGCGTGCGGCCTGA
- the ccmA gene encoding heme ABC exporter ATP-binding protein CcmA, whose product MTRLAAEQLACERGGRDVFADVSFQLHGGESLLLTGPNGSGKTTLMRALCGLSEITQGKLELRGFPGDLPIPQRSHYVGHQEAIKVAFTVTENLQFWASFLGGGNVALALEAFGLARLGPYSAGLLSSGQRRRLALSRLLLVKRPIWLLDEPTVGLDAASQAVLGDLLTAHLADGGMVIVSSHVDLPLTPSLQLDMAEHAVLP is encoded by the coding sequence ATGACACGGCTTGCGGCAGAACAGCTGGCATGCGAACGAGGCGGACGCGACGTGTTTGCCGATGTCAGCTTCCAGCTCCATGGTGGCGAGTCCCTGCTGCTCACCGGGCCCAACGGTTCGGGCAAGACGACGCTCATGCGCGCACTCTGCGGCCTGTCGGAGATCACCCAGGGCAAGCTTGAACTTAGGGGCTTTCCGGGCGACCTACCGATCCCCCAGCGCAGCCACTATGTCGGGCACCAGGAGGCCATAAAAGTGGCGTTCACAGTCACCGAGAACCTTCAGTTCTGGGCGAGCTTCCTCGGCGGGGGCAATGTCGCCCTGGCGCTGGAGGCTTTCGGGCTGGCTCGCCTCGGACCGTACTCCGCCGGCCTCCTCTCCTCAGGGCAGCGACGCCGGCTGGCCTTGTCGCGATTGTTGCTGGTGAAACGGCCGATCTGGCTTCTCGACGAGCCGACGGTCGGGCTGGACGCGGCATCACAGGCCGTTCTGGGCGATCTCCTCACTGCTCATCTCGCGGACGGCGGCATGGTCATCGTCAGCTCACATGTGGATTTGCCATTGACGCCCAGCCTGCAGTTGGACATGGCGGAGCACGCTGTCCTTCCATGA
- the ccmD gene encoding heme exporter protein CcmD — MSFEAPHVAFVVAAYVLTALVLAAMTVGIIIAYRRQARRLQELEERGAPRRPIRSQAMGQET, encoded by the coding sequence ATGTCGTTTGAGGCGCCACACGTTGCCTTCGTGGTCGCGGCTTATGTCCTCACCGCGCTCGTGCTTGCGGCGATGACAGTGGGCATCATCATTGCTTATCGACGGCAGGCGAGACGGCTGCAGGAGCTCGAGGAGCGTGGCGCGCCACGACGGCCGATCCGATCCCAAGCGATGGGACAAGAGACGTGA
- a CDS encoding phosphotransferase, giving the protein MSVAQRSRGMEDGDVPLLGGSRSIVTRRGDVVFREAAPWSRTVIALLRHLEAVGFDHAPRVVSGGFDPSGREMLSFVEGTFVHPKAWNDDALPALGRMLRELHEATASFRPDDTPQWQSWFGRRLGIPSVIGHCDTGPWNIVSRDQMPVALIDWEVAGPVDPRVELCQACWLNAHLVDDDIAELHGFPSVEMRARQLCMLLDGYGLSRRERIGFIDLIRDFVVLCAADIATEARVTRDATVNPRLWGIAWRARSAGWITRHRSTLERVLNASA; this is encoded by the coding sequence GTGTCCGTTGCGCAAAGGTCGAGAGGTATGGAGGATGGTGACGTTCCCCTCTTGGGAGGATCACGATCGATCGTCACTCGACGCGGCGACGTCGTTTTTCGAGAGGCGGCGCCCTGGTCCAGAACGGTCATCGCCCTTCTGAGACATCTGGAAGCCGTGGGCTTCGATCATGCCCCGCGCGTCGTCTCTGGAGGCTTCGATCCTTCGGGACGGGAGATGCTCAGCTTCGTCGAAGGCACCTTTGTCCACCCTAAAGCCTGGAACGACGATGCCCTGCCCGCGCTCGGACGAATGCTCCGAGAGTTGCACGAGGCGACGGCCTCCTTCAGGCCTGACGATACTCCCCAATGGCAATCCTGGTTCGGACGAAGGCTGGGCATCCCCTCTGTCATCGGTCATTGCGACACCGGCCCGTGGAACATCGTCAGCCGCGACCAGATGCCGGTCGCCCTTATTGATTGGGAGGTCGCGGGACCCGTCGATCCCCGCGTTGAACTTTGCCAAGCCTGCTGGCTCAATGCACATCTCGTGGATGACGACATCGCAGAGTTGCATGGCTTTCCGTCAGTGGAGATGAGGGCGCGGCAGTTGTGCATGCTCCTCGATGGCTATGGCCTATCGCGACGGGAGCGCATCGGCTTCATCGATCTCATTCGCGATTTCGTGGTGCTCTGCGCTGCCGACATCGCTACGGAAGCGCGTGTCACTCGGGATGCGACGGTCAATCCGAGGCTCTGGGGAATTGCGTGGCGCGCGCGTAGTGCCGGCTGGATCACACGGCACAGAAGCACCCTCGAGCGCGTCCTCAACGCGTCGGCATAA
- a CDS encoding heme ABC transporter permease, with amino-acid sequence MQRFANPTRFVQLAATLLPWTASAAALLLITGAVWGLVYAPPDYQQGETVRIMYVHVPAAWMAMFVYSSMAASSVVAMIWRHPLADVAAKAAAPIGACFTFLALATGSLWGKPMWGAWWVWDARLTSVFVLFLLYLGYMAIWQIIEQRQRAARIAQIVAVVGFVNIPIVKFSVDWWNSLHQPASVLKIGGPAIDPSMLWPLLIMGLAYLFLFITLLLISMRTEITSRRIAAMELAEVRA; translated from the coding sequence ATGCAACGTTTTGCAAATCCTACGCGCTTCGTTCAGCTTGCTGCCACGTTGCTGCCCTGGACGGCGAGTGCAGCAGCGCTGCTGCTGATCACGGGGGCCGTGTGGGGACTGGTCTATGCTCCGCCTGATTATCAACAGGGGGAGACCGTCCGCATCATGTATGTTCATGTTCCGGCGGCATGGATGGCGATGTTCGTCTATTCGAGCATGGCCGCATCCAGCGTCGTCGCAATGATTTGGCGACACCCGCTGGCTGATGTCGCTGCGAAAGCGGCAGCACCGATCGGAGCCTGCTTCACCTTCCTGGCTCTCGCAACCGGTTCTTTGTGGGGGAAACCAATGTGGGGTGCCTGGTGGGTCTGGGATGCCCGGCTCACTTCGGTCTTCGTGCTCTTCCTGCTCTATCTCGGCTACATGGCGATCTGGCAGATCATCGAGCAACGTCAACGGGCGGCAAGGATCGCGCAGATCGTCGCGGTCGTCGGCTTCGTGAACATACCCATCGTAAAATTCTCAGTGGATTGGTGGAACTCGTTGCATCAGCCTGCGAGTGTGCTCAAGATCGGAGGCCCGGCGATCGATCCGTCCATGCTTTGGCCGCTTCTGATCATGGGGCTCGCGTATCTGTTCCTGTTCATCACGCTGCTGTTAATTTCGATGCGTACGGAGATCACCTCGCGGAGGATCGCTGCGATGGAACTTGCCGAGGTCAGGGCTTAA
- the htpG gene encoding molecular chaperone HtpG yields MRASNETDGGATVEAQGSGETHSFQAEVSRLLHLMVHSVYSDRDVFLRELISNAADACDKLRYEALSRPELLADDPELSITLAIDKANGTLTVSDNGIGMSRDELVDNLGTIARSGTHAFMEKLGQGEGSPKLIGQFGVGFYAAFMVAARVDVTSRRAGSDEAWVWSSDGTGTFTVEPFAGEDAPKRGTSIRLTLKEDAKDFLEPWKIEQVVRAYSDHVAIPIRIATIEQKDEEPRQINNAAALWMRPKSEITEEQYKEFFGAIAGIYSDPALIIHYRAEGRHEYTVLLAVPSEQPFDLFDPERRGRQKLYVRRVYITDDAEFLPGYLRFVRGVIDSEDMPLNLSREMLQNNPLVAQIRKAVTKRVLSELKKTAEQNSETYGKIWSAFGAVIKEGLYEDMERRDELFEIARFRTTTSPEGETRSLKDYVGSLKTNQTAIYYVAADDATKAAAAPQIEGFKARGIEVLLLTDPVDNFWTRTALGFDGKPFRSVTQGAADLAGIPVEKSDEATESDAQDKPALGTLVAAMKQTLGDAVSDVRLSDRLTSSPVCLVADVQGMDRNMERLLAKQKPGAKHSQPILEINPTHPMVTGLAKRAKEHGVSDEISDAAWLLLDEAYVLEGEPVPDPAAFARRLSGVMARILG; encoded by the coding sequence ATGCGTGCGTCGAATGAAACTGACGGCGGAGCAACCGTCGAAGCCCAGGGATCCGGCGAGACCCATTCCTTTCAGGCGGAGGTCTCGCGTCTGCTGCACCTCATGGTGCATTCGGTCTATTCCGACCGAGACGTGTTTCTCCGGGAGCTGATTTCCAACGCCGCCGATGCCTGCGACAAGCTGCGCTATGAAGCGTTGTCACGGCCCGAGCTGCTTGCCGACGATCCCGAACTCAGCATCACGCTCGCTATCGACAAGGCGAACGGCACGTTGACGGTCTCCGACAACGGGATCGGAATGAGCCGTGACGAGCTGGTGGACAATCTCGGCACCATTGCGCGGTCCGGAACGCATGCCTTCATGGAGAAGCTCGGCCAGGGGGAAGGCTCTCCGAAGCTCATCGGACAGTTCGGCGTAGGGTTCTACGCGGCCTTCATGGTTGCTGCCAGGGTGGACGTCACGTCCCGTCGAGCCGGATCGGACGAGGCCTGGGTGTGGTCCTCCGACGGCACGGGCACTTTTACCGTGGAGCCGTTCGCGGGCGAGGATGCTCCCAAGCGCGGCACCTCGATCCGGCTGACTCTGAAGGAGGATGCGAAGGACTTCCTGGAGCCTTGGAAAATCGAGCAGGTGGTGCGGGCCTATTCCGACCATGTGGCCATTCCCATCAGAATCGCGACGATCGAGCAAAAGGATGAGGAGCCGCGGCAGATCAACAACGCGGCCGCTCTCTGGATGCGCCCAAAATCCGAGATCACAGAGGAGCAGTACAAGGAGTTCTTCGGTGCCATCGCAGGCATCTACAGTGATCCCGCACTCATCATCCACTACCGGGCCGAGGGACGGCACGAATATACGGTGCTGCTGGCAGTCCCATCAGAGCAACCGTTCGATCTGTTCGATCCGGAGCGGAGAGGGCGCCAAAAGCTTTATGTCAGGCGCGTCTACATCACCGACGATGCCGAATTCCTGCCCGGCTATCTCCGGTTCGTGCGGGGGGTCATCGATAGCGAAGACATGCCGCTCAACCTGTCTCGGGAAATGCTGCAGAACAATCCGCTCGTGGCGCAAATCCGCAAGGCAGTGACGAAGCGCGTTCTCTCCGAGCTGAAGAAGACTGCCGAACAGAATAGCGAGACCTATGGGAAGATCTGGTCGGCCTTCGGTGCGGTGATCAAGGAAGGGCTCTATGAGGATATGGAACGGCGGGACGAGCTGTTCGAGATCGCCCGCTTCCGGACCACGACGTCCCCGGAGGGGGAGACGCGGTCCTTGAAGGACTATGTCGGGTCCCTGAAGACCAACCAGACGGCCATCTATTATGTGGCCGCAGACGATGCGACCAAGGCTGCCGCGGCGCCGCAAATCGAGGGGTTCAAAGCGCGCGGCATCGAAGTGCTGCTGCTCACCGACCCCGTCGATAATTTCTGGACGCGCACGGCCCTGGGCTTCGATGGAAAGCCGTTCCGCTCAGTCACACAGGGCGCCGCCGACCTCGCCGGTATTCCGGTGGAGAAAAGCGATGAGGCGACGGAGAGCGATGCTCAAGACAAGCCGGCTCTGGGCACGCTCGTCGCCGCCATGAAACAAACGCTGGGCGATGCCGTGAGCGATGTGCGCCTCTCCGACCGCCTGACATCATCGCCCGTCTGCCTCGTGGCCGACGTACAGGGCATGGACAGGAACATGGAACGGCTGCTCGCTAAGCAAAAGCCGGGAGCCAAGCACAGCCAACCGATCCTGGAGATCAATCCCACGCATCCCATGGTAACCGGACTGGCAAAGCGGGCCAAAGAGCACGGCGTCTCGGATGAGATCTCGGATGCGGCCTGGTTGCTCCTGGATGAGGCCTATGTCCTGGAAGGCGAACCGGTGCCAGATCCAGCCGCCTTCGCTCGGCGGCTCAGCGGGGTGATGGCCCGGATCCTCGGCTAG
- a CDS encoding DUF1223 domain-containing protein: MLSNAADRWKRATLTAAAVGWVLLGASATAAAEERAVVELFTSQGCSACPAADNFMKDLAKRPDVVALTFNVDYWDYLGWKDTLGNPENTKRQREYAKRRGDKDVYTPQMVIDGLVHVVGSRRHEVDALIKKRLADETEPEVPLVVRNKGRELEISVGVGPEGKPFDATVWLMMIQPEAHVAITKGENIDREIIYTNVVRKMIPVGMWHGSPMSVTLPAAELVSEEAPNGVVLLQEDDGGPIIAASAIVDLTP; encoded by the coding sequence ATGCTTTCAAACGCTGCAGACCGCTGGAAACGAGCCACTCTCACCGCTGCGGCGGTGGGATGGGTGCTCTTGGGTGCATCCGCCACTGCGGCCGCGGAGGAACGCGCTGTCGTCGAGCTTTTCACGAGCCAGGGATGCTCGGCGTGCCCGGCCGCCGACAACTTCATGAAGGATCTTGCAAAGCGCCCCGACGTGGTCGCCCTGACCTTCAATGTCGATTATTGGGATTATCTCGGTTGGAAGGACACGCTTGGCAATCCTGAAAACACCAAACGTCAGCGTGAATACGCCAAGCGCCGCGGCGACAAGGATGTTTATACCCCGCAGATGGTCATCGATGGCCTGGTCCATGTTGTCGGCAGCCGTCGCCACGAAGTCGATGCGTTGATTAAGAAGCGGCTCGCGGATGAAACGGAGCCGGAGGTGCCGCTGGTCGTCCGGAATAAGGGCCGTGAGCTCGAAATTTCGGTTGGAGTAGGCCCCGAGGGGAAACCCTTCGATGCGACGGTCTGGTTGATGATGATCCAGCCCGAAGCCCACGTCGCCATTACGAAGGGCGAGAACATTGACCGGGAAATCATCTACACGAATGTCGTGCGCAAGATGATCCCGGTCGGGATGTGGCACGGCTCGCCCATGTCGGTCACTTTGCCTGCGGCGGAACTCGTGAGCGAGGAGGCGCCAAATGGTGTCGTTCTTCTCCAGGAAGACGATGGCGGCCCGATCATTGCCGCCAGCGCCATTGTTGATCTTACGCCCTAA
- a CDS encoding 3-hydroxybutyryl-CoA dehydrogenase: MEIRKVGVIGAGQMGNGIAHVAALAGHDVFLNDLSRENIESALATINGNMARQARNGKITEDQRRQALDRIHIAENLESLEVCDLVIESASEDEQVKRKIFAALCPLIRPETIVATNTSSISITRLAASTDRPERFMGIHFMNPVPLMELVELIRGIATDDATFTSVRQFTLTLGKTIAVAEDFPAFIVNRILLPMINEAVYTLYEGVGTVEAIDSAMKLGAHHPMGPLELADFIGLDTCLSIMQVLYEGLADSKYRPCPLLVKYVEAGWLGRKTQRGFYDYRGEKPVPTR, encoded by the coding sequence ATGGAAATCCGCAAGGTTGGGGTGATTGGCGCAGGCCAGATGGGCAATGGCATTGCCCATGTCGCGGCGCTGGCTGGTCACGATGTCTTCCTCAATGATTTGTCGCGGGAGAATATCGAGTCGGCACTCGCCACCATCAATGGGAACATGGCCCGGCAGGCCCGCAACGGCAAGATTACCGAAGATCAACGACGACAAGCTCTTGACCGCATCCACATCGCCGAGAACCTCGAGAGTCTCGAAGTTTGCGATCTGGTGATCGAATCGGCCAGCGAAGACGAGCAGGTCAAACGCAAGATCTTCGCCGCACTCTGTCCATTGATCCGGCCGGAGACGATCGTCGCCACCAATACTTCATCCATCTCCATCACCCGCCTCGCAGCCTCAACGGATCGACCCGAGCGATTCATGGGGATTCACTTCATGAATCCCGTCCCGCTGATGGAGCTGGTCGAATTGATTCGCGGCATCGCCACGGATGACGCGACGTTCACGAGCGTCCGCCAGTTCACCCTGACGCTCGGCAAGACGATCGCGGTGGCGGAGGACTTTCCCGCCTTCATCGTCAATCGAATCCTGCTGCCGATGATCAATGAGGCGGTCTACACGCTTTATGAAGGTGTCGGCACGGTGGAGGCCATCGACAGCGCCATGAAGCTTGGCGCGCATCATCCGATGGGACCTCTGGAGCTGGCCGACTTCATCGGTCTCGATACCTGCCTGTCGATCATGCAGGTGCTCTATGAGGGGCTCGCTGATTCGAAATACCGCCCCTGCCCGCTGCTGGTCAAGTATGTTGAGGCCGGCTGGCTGGGACGGAAGACACAGCGTGGATTCTACGATTATCGGGGCGAGAAGCCGGTTCCGACCCGCTAG
- the ccmB gene encoding heme exporter protein CcmB, whose protein sequence is MRIFLAILFRDIRLALRQGGGAGTALGFFLAVVILLPLGIGPDLAVLSRIAPGALWIALLLSVLLSAERIFQSDYEDGSLEVMSMGLVPLELIALAKALGHWITTALPLAIAAPPLGVLLNVAPEVVLPLWAAMLTASLALSLLASLGAALTVGVRRGGLIVSILVLPLYIPVLVFGISASVGLSATTEVFGASMLMLTAITLACAVLCPVGAAAALRAHMK, encoded by the coding sequence ATGAGAATATTTCTGGCCATCCTCTTCCGAGACATCCGGCTGGCGCTGCGCCAGGGCGGGGGCGCGGGCACGGCCCTGGGCTTCTTTCTTGCCGTGGTCATCCTGCTGCCTTTGGGGATCGGACCCGACCTTGCTGTGCTCTCGCGCATCGCGCCCGGGGCCCTCTGGATCGCGCTGCTGCTGTCGGTCCTGCTCTCTGCGGAGCGTATTTTTCAATCCGACTATGAGGACGGTTCATTGGAGGTGATGAGCATGGGGCTCGTGCCCCTCGAGCTCATCGCGCTCGCAAAGGCGCTGGGGCACTGGATCACGACCGCCCTGCCCCTGGCGATCGCGGCCCCGCCCCTAGGAGTTCTGCTGAATGTCGCTCCCGAGGTGGTGCTGCCGCTGTGGGCTGCCATGCTTACTGCCTCGCTGGCCTTGAGCCTCCTCGCCAGTCTCGGAGCTGCACTTACGGTGGGCGTGCGGCGAGGCGGTCTCATCGTCTCCATTCTGGTCCTGCCGCTCTATATTCCTGTGCTCGTGTTCGGGATATCGGCGAGCGTCGGTCTGTCCGCGACGACGGAGGTTTTCGGCGCCTCGATGCTGATGCTGACCGCGATCACGCTCGCGTGCGCCGTGCTCTGTCCGGTCGGCGCTGCTGCCGCACTCCGGGCTCATATGAAGTAA